The following coding sequences lie in one Pseudorca crassidens isolate mPseCra1 chromosome 2, mPseCra1.hap1, whole genome shotgun sequence genomic window:
- the OR10K1 gene encoding olfactory receptor 10K1, with amino-acid sequence MEWVNETLMREFVFLGFSSLAGLQRLLFIVFLLIYLFTLGTNAIIPTIVLDRALHTPMYFFLAVLSCFETCYTFILVPKMLVDLLAQKKTISFLGCSIQMFSFLFLGCSHSFLLAVMGYDHYVVICNPLHYTVLMGYGVYVGLVAAACAYGFTVSLVTTSLVFHLPFHSSNQLHHFFCDISPVLKLASHHSLLSQLVIFMLGVFALIIPLLLILVSYIHVISAILKIPSSVGRYKAFSTCASHLIVVTVHYGCASFIYLRPKSNYSSSQDTLISVSYTILTPLFNPMVYSLRNKEFKSAVRRTMVQTSYPVN; translated from the coding sequence ATGGAATGGGTCAATGAGACTTTGATGAGAGAGTTTGTCTTCCTTGGCTTCTCATCTCTGGCTGGGCTGCAGCGGCTGCTCTTCATTGTCTTCCTGCTCATCTACCTGTTCACCCTGGGCACAAATGCCATCATTCCCACCATTGTCCTGGACAGAGCCCTCCATACCCCTATGTACTTCTTCCTTGCTGTACTCTCCTGTTTTGAGACTTGTTACACCTTCATTCTTGTACCCAAGATGCTGGTTGACCTGCTGGCCCAGAAGAAGACCATCTCCTTCTTGGGCTGTTCTATCCAgatgttttccttcctcttcttagGTTGCTCTCACTCCTTCCTGCTGGCAGTCATGGGTTATGATCACTATGTGGTCATCTGTAACCCTCTGCACTACACAGTGCTCATGGGTTATGGGGTGTATGTGGGACTTGTGGCTGCTGCCTGTGCTTATGGCTTCACTGTCTCACTGGTCACCACCTCCCTGGTATTTCACTTGCCATTCCACTCCTCTAACCAACTACACCACTTCTTCTGTGACATTTCTCCTGTCCTCAAGCTGGCATCTCATCACTCTCTCCTCAGTCAGTTGGTCATATTCATGCTTGGTGTGTTTGCTTTGATTATTCCACTGTTACTTATCCTGGTCTCCTATATCCATGTCATCTCTGCCATTCTAAAAATCCCATCCTCTGTTGGAAGATACAAAGCCTTCTCTACTTGTGCCTCCCATCTCATTGTGGTAACTGTTCATTATGGTTGTGCCTCTTTCATCTACTTAAGGCCCAAATCCAATTACTCTTCAAGTCAAGATACCTTAATATCTGTGTCTTATACCATCCTCACTCCATTGTTCAATCCAATGGTTTACAGTCTGAGGAATAAGGAATTCAAATCAGCCGTTCGAAGAACAATGGTCCAGACTTCATATCCTGTTAATTAA